A window of the Cannabis sativa cultivar Pink pepper isolate KNU-18-1 chromosome X, ASM2916894v1, whole genome shotgun sequence genome harbors these coding sequences:
- the LOC115712215 gene encoding probable E3 ubiquitin-protein ligase RHG1A isoform X1 — MQGQRGTIGSLPETLDFELGATSNNATIDQQICWNSMRNPPESHIQDYLLPPSDMNMAFVNSMNLDGHNMSRWCSHEASSSNTQTEIGTNERKIELGWPPSSPCAVSSARLEERRHEPSSYASADTNLNPIFAQSSHSEVGIPSNVNLNAASFVGRGGTRSQVLEFPNAYKVSGSDMEQNRSISVSDPFLLPSRRAGFSVEENDGRQSSLEGRRISCKRKAIEGHAGQSSTSASCSYFQPAESIGRLGGPAQNNVAPSSLSLYASEQGNPRLGLGGRTITSDNFLDSNVPESSRRSFRARTTSLNQPNAAAPVFSTGTGRTVRRSSMSASQSSLTPVDHSLDLRPTSVVDTIHNQSQPAMMDVPPLPQNVQSLRWNGGSSSRHGSSSRSAAFGDRDIQQLDDLNHRSLPRNMLDHPIFVPATELRNSVRHPANRSLAGPSLSIPGNVVSTPRAGSSANVHPSSAPVWASHHNSTPQHPRRFSEYLRRSLFSSVGTEPGGQRSNYLPLRPGQLASSPEVVFPPGASYDGHHLHPRSASWMERHNDNGLGLHYSLRSLGAGADGNNSRLVSEQIRNVLGLMQRGESLRFEDVMILDPSVFMGVADIHDRHRDMRLDVDNMSYEELLALEERIGNVSTGLSEEKILTHLKQKKYLIAEKYQSEAEPCCVCQEEYKEGEHIGTLECGHDFHSHCIKQWLTHKNLCPICKTTALAT; from the exons ATGCAAGGGCAAAGGGGTACTATCGGTTCTCTGCCTGAAACGCTTGACTTCGAGCTTGGAGCTACATCAAATAATGCTACTATAGATCAGCAGATATGCTGGAACAGTATGCGTAATCCCCCGGAGAGCCATATTCAAGACTATTTATTACCACCCAGTGATATGAATATGGCTTTTGTCAATTCTATGAACCTTGATGGACATAACATGAGCAGGTGGTGCTCACACGAAGCTAGTTCTAGCAATACACAGACTGAAATTGGTACTAATGAGCGTAAAATTGAACTTGGGTGGCCACCCTCAAGTCCTTGTGCTGTATCTAGTGCCAGGTTAGAAGAGCGGCGCCATGAACCCTCTAGTTACGCTTCAGCTGACACTAATTTGAACCCTATATTTGCACAAAGTTCTCATTCCGAGGTGGGAATTCCTTCAAATGTTAACTTAAATGCAGCAAGTTTTGTGGGTCGTGGTGGCACTAGGAGCCAAGTCTTGGAATTTCCTAATGCATACAAAGTTAGTGGATCTGATATGGAGCAGAATCGATCTATTAGTGTTTCTGAtccttttcttcttccttctaggAGAGCTGGATTTTCAGTGGAGGAAAATGATGGCAGGCAAAGTTCATTGGAAGGTCGCCGGATATCTTGTAAAAGAAAGGCTATCGAGGGACATGCTGGACAATCTTCTACAAGTGCAAGTTGTAGCTACTTTCAGCCTGCAGAAAGTATTGGAAGGCTTGGAGGTCCTGCTCAAAATAATGTAGCTCCCAGCAGTCTCAGCCTATATGCTTCTGAACAGGGGAACCCCAGACTTGGATTAGGTGGAAGAACAATAACTTCTGACAACTTTCTTGATTCAAATGTTCCGGAAAGCTCTCGCAGAAGCTTCCGTGCTAGGACAACTTCGTTGAATCAACCTAATGCTGCTGCCCCGGTATTCTCAACAGGGACAGGGAGGACTGTTAGGCGTTCTAGTATGTCTGCATCCCAATCGAGTCTTACTCCAGTTGATCATAGTCTGGACTTAAGGCCAACCTCAGTAGTAGATACTATTCATAACCAAAGCCAGCCTGCTATGATGGATGTTCCTCCTTTGCCACAAAATGTACAATCTTTAAGATGGAATGGAGGTTCTAGTTCAAGACATGGCAGTTCATCACGCTCGGCTGCATTTGGAGATAGAGACATACAACAACTTGATGATTTAAACCATAGAAGTTTGCCAAGAAACATGTTGGATCATCCTATATTTGTACCTGCAACTGAATTGAGAAATTCGGTTCGACATCCAGCAAATAGAAGTTTAGCTGGGCCAAGTTTATCAATTCCGGGAAATGTTGTTTCTACACCAAGGGCTGGTTCAAGCGCGAATGTTCATCCGTCATCTGCTCCTGTGTGGGCTTCCCATCACAATTCTACTCCACAGCATCCTCGTAGATTTTCTGAGTATCTCCGCCGATCCTTGTTCTCTTCTGTTGGTACTGAGCCTGGTGGGCAAAGAAGTAATTATCTGCCACTACGTCCTGGTCAACTTGCTTCTTCACCGGAGGTTGTTTTTCCGCCTGGAGCTAGTTACGATGGTCATCATTTGCACCCAAGGTCAGCATCATGGATGGAGAGACACAATGATAATGGGTTGGGACTTCACTACTCTCTTCGAAGTTTGGGTGCTGGTGCTGATGGAAATAACAGCAGGCTTGTATCCGAG CAGATTCGCAATGTCCTTGGTCTCATGCAGAGGGGCGAGAGTTTGCGATTTGAG GACGTAATGATACTTGACCCCTCTGTTTTTATGGGAGTGGCTGATATACATGATCGTCATAGGGATATGCGACTAGATGTGGATAACATGTCTTATGAG GAACTGCTTGCTCTTGAAGAGCGTATTGGAAATGTGAGCACCGGACTAAGCGAAGAAAAGATACTTACTCACTTGAAGCAAAAGAAGTATCTTATAGCAGAAAAGTATCAATCAGAGGCCGAACCATGTTGTGTGTGTCAG GAAGAATATAAAGAAGGAGAACATATTGGAACACTTGAATGCGGCCACGATTTCCATAGCCATTGCATAAAACAATGGTTGACGCACAAAAACTTGTGCCCCATTTGTAAAACGACAGCGTTGGCAACGTGA
- the LOC115712215 gene encoding probable E3 ubiquitin-protein ligase RHG1A isoform X2 gives MQGQRGTIGSLPETLDFELGATSNNATIDQQICWNSMRNPPESHIQDYLLPPSDMNMAFVNSMNLDGHNMSRWCSHEASSSNTQTEIGTNERKIELGWPPSSPCAVSSARLEERRHEPSSYASADTNLNPIFAQSSHSEVGIPSNVNLNAASFVGRGGTRSQVLEFPNAYKVSGSDMEQNRSISVSDPFLLPSRRAGFSVEENDGRQSSLEGRRISCKRKAIEGHAGQSSTSASCSYFQPAESIGRLGGPAQNNVAPSSLSLYASEQGNPRLGLGGRTITSDNFLDSNVPESSRRSFRARTTSLNQPNAAAPVFSTGTGRTVRRSSMSASQSSLTPVDHSLDLRPTSVVDTIHNQSQPAMMDVPPLPQNVQSLRWNGGSSSRHGSSSRSAAFGDRDIQQLDDLNHRSLPRNMLDHPIFVPATELRNSVRHPANRSLAGPSLSIPGNVVSTPRAGSSANVHPSSAPVWASHHNSTPQHPRRFSEYLRRSLFSSVGTEPGGQRSNYLPLRPGQLASSPEVVFPPGASYDGHHLHPRSASWMERHNDNGLGLHYSLRSLGAGADGNNSRLVSEIRNVLGLMQRGESLRFEDVMILDPSVFMGVADIHDRHRDMRLDVDNMSYEELLALEERIGNVSTGLSEEKILTHLKQKKYLIAEKYQSEAEPCCVCQEEYKEGEHIGTLECGHDFHSHCIKQWLTHKNLCPICKTTALAT, from the exons ATGCAAGGGCAAAGGGGTACTATCGGTTCTCTGCCTGAAACGCTTGACTTCGAGCTTGGAGCTACATCAAATAATGCTACTATAGATCAGCAGATATGCTGGAACAGTATGCGTAATCCCCCGGAGAGCCATATTCAAGACTATTTATTACCACCCAGTGATATGAATATGGCTTTTGTCAATTCTATGAACCTTGATGGACATAACATGAGCAGGTGGTGCTCACACGAAGCTAGTTCTAGCAATACACAGACTGAAATTGGTACTAATGAGCGTAAAATTGAACTTGGGTGGCCACCCTCAAGTCCTTGTGCTGTATCTAGTGCCAGGTTAGAAGAGCGGCGCCATGAACCCTCTAGTTACGCTTCAGCTGACACTAATTTGAACCCTATATTTGCACAAAGTTCTCATTCCGAGGTGGGAATTCCTTCAAATGTTAACTTAAATGCAGCAAGTTTTGTGGGTCGTGGTGGCACTAGGAGCCAAGTCTTGGAATTTCCTAATGCATACAAAGTTAGTGGATCTGATATGGAGCAGAATCGATCTATTAGTGTTTCTGAtccttttcttcttccttctaggAGAGCTGGATTTTCAGTGGAGGAAAATGATGGCAGGCAAAGTTCATTGGAAGGTCGCCGGATATCTTGTAAAAGAAAGGCTATCGAGGGACATGCTGGACAATCTTCTACAAGTGCAAGTTGTAGCTACTTTCAGCCTGCAGAAAGTATTGGAAGGCTTGGAGGTCCTGCTCAAAATAATGTAGCTCCCAGCAGTCTCAGCCTATATGCTTCTGAACAGGGGAACCCCAGACTTGGATTAGGTGGAAGAACAATAACTTCTGACAACTTTCTTGATTCAAATGTTCCGGAAAGCTCTCGCAGAAGCTTCCGTGCTAGGACAACTTCGTTGAATCAACCTAATGCTGCTGCCCCGGTATTCTCAACAGGGACAGGGAGGACTGTTAGGCGTTCTAGTATGTCTGCATCCCAATCGAGTCTTACTCCAGTTGATCATAGTCTGGACTTAAGGCCAACCTCAGTAGTAGATACTATTCATAACCAAAGCCAGCCTGCTATGATGGATGTTCCTCCTTTGCCACAAAATGTACAATCTTTAAGATGGAATGGAGGTTCTAGTTCAAGACATGGCAGTTCATCACGCTCGGCTGCATTTGGAGATAGAGACATACAACAACTTGATGATTTAAACCATAGAAGTTTGCCAAGAAACATGTTGGATCATCCTATATTTGTACCTGCAACTGAATTGAGAAATTCGGTTCGACATCCAGCAAATAGAAGTTTAGCTGGGCCAAGTTTATCAATTCCGGGAAATGTTGTTTCTACACCAAGGGCTGGTTCAAGCGCGAATGTTCATCCGTCATCTGCTCCTGTGTGGGCTTCCCATCACAATTCTACTCCACAGCATCCTCGTAGATTTTCTGAGTATCTCCGCCGATCCTTGTTCTCTTCTGTTGGTACTGAGCCTGGTGGGCAAAGAAGTAATTATCTGCCACTACGTCCTGGTCAACTTGCTTCTTCACCGGAGGTTGTTTTTCCGCCTGGAGCTAGTTACGATGGTCATCATTTGCACCCAAGGTCAGCATCATGGATGGAGAGACACAATGATAATGGGTTGGGACTTCACTACTCTCTTCGAAGTTTGGGTGCTGGTGCTGATGGAAATAACAGCAGGCTTGTATCCGAG ATTCGCAATGTCCTTGGTCTCATGCAGAGGGGCGAGAGTTTGCGATTTGAG GACGTAATGATACTTGACCCCTCTGTTTTTATGGGAGTGGCTGATATACATGATCGTCATAGGGATATGCGACTAGATGTGGATAACATGTCTTATGAG GAACTGCTTGCTCTTGAAGAGCGTATTGGAAATGTGAGCACCGGACTAAGCGAAGAAAAGATACTTACTCACTTGAAGCAAAAGAAGTATCTTATAGCAGAAAAGTATCAATCAGAGGCCGAACCATGTTGTGTGTGTCAG GAAGAATATAAAGAAGGAGAACATATTGGAACACTTGAATGCGGCCACGATTTCCATAGCCATTGCATAAAACAATGGTTGACGCACAAAAACTTGTGCCCCATTTGTAAAACGACAGCGTTGGCAACGTGA